The segment CGCCGCCTCCGCGCCGTCCAGGAGCACGGCACGGCCCGGTGGCCTCTGCTCCCCGCCATCGGCGTGCCCGTCCGCGCCGATCCCTGCGGCCAGCGCCCTCTCCAGCAGGTCCTCCAGCCCGTCCCGGTGGCCGGCCAGGGCGGGCAAGGGCGCGGCGAGCACGGTGAACTGGCGCCGCCTCAGCTCCTCGGCCACACCCAGTGCCAGGGCCGACTTCCCGGTGCCCGGCTCCCCGCGCACCAGGACGACCGCCTGTGCTCCCGCATCGGTGACACAGCCCGAAAGGTCGCGCACGGCCGCGCCGCGGTCGATCCGCAACTCCTCACCGCCGCCGGTGCGGATGAAGCCGGGCGTGAGCCTGCGCAGCCTGCGCTCCCACTGGGCGAACAGGACCGGGGCATCCACAGTGGCGCCGTAGTGGATGACGTCGCCGTGCTGGGAGGCGTAGACGCTCCCGTGGGCGGAGGCGGTGTTGACCTGCACCCCATCCTGCTGTGATTCCTGACGGGGGAGTGCCCCGCCCGCGTCCTCAGGCGGCCGGGTCATCCTCACACCCCCGGCGGCAGCCGACGGTCCCCACGGATCGTCAGGGACCCTTTCTGGACCGCGTTGACCGTGCCCTGGGTGTACGCGGTGTTCACCTGGACCGGACCGCCGACCGCGCCCGGCTCGCCCGCCCCGGGCCCCTTGCCGGTGCCGCGGGAATCCGGTGGCTCACCCGGCCCCGCAGGGAGGGCGGCGATGACGGCGGCGGCCGCAGCGGCCGCGTGGGCGGCGGCCAGGGGCTGCGACCCGGATGCGTCCGCCGTGGCCTTCGCCCCGTCCGCGTAGTCGCTCAAGCCCCGGAGCACGAGCGCCTCCAAACCGCCGATGCTGGCGGCCTCGGCAAGGCCGGCCCCCTCCATTTCGATCGCCGCCGCGTCCTCGAAGGCCTCTGCCAGCAGCCTGCGCACCTCGCCCTGCGACGTGTTGAGGACAGCCTCGCCAGCCGCGATCGGCTTGAAGTGCACTGCCGGCCCCGCCCCCTCCCACCGGCCGCGCGCATCGCTGGGAATCCCTGCGTGCCACTCCCGGCCGCGCAGGGCGTGCCGGGCCGCCTGCAGCATCGGGTGGGAGGCGGGCCAGGATTGCGGGCGGGGGAGTGTGCCAGCCGGCGTGTGCTTGGCGCTCTCGTAGGCGTGGATCCGGCTCGCCACCACCACGTCCCCCAGCGCCACGTCCCGCTTCAGGGCCCCCGCGACGCCGACGAACAGCACTGCCCACGGGTCCAAGTGCTGCCTGGCCCGCTCGGTCACCACGGCGGTCGGTCGGTTACCCGGGCCGACCTCGGCCAAGGCAACCGCGCGCCCCGTCGTGCCGAGCACCCCCGTCTCGAAGACGGTCCCGCCATGGACAACGCGCCTCAGGCCGGACAGATGGGCCCGAACCGCCTCGTACTCCAGCCCCAGTGCGGTCAGCACCACCACAGGCCGAGAATCACTACCACTCATCAGACCCCCAAAGAAAGACAACACTCCTGCGAGAACGGACTTTCCCTCGTTCGAAGGTACCGGCCCCATGCCACGGCGGGCCGCATCGCATCCCCTCGATCCACTGGCAACAATAGCTCCACCCTCCGACAGTGAAGGAGCCCTAGTGGAAGAAGAAGCGACCTCGATCAAGGCCCTCTTCCTCGAATACCAGCAGACCAAAGAGGAACAGAAATCCAGGATCGCCTTCCGCGACAACCTCCCCTACGTCACCCTCGGCCTCGTCGCCGCAGTCCTCGTCGCCGGCTCCCTCTCCACGCCTCTGCTCCTCCTGATCTCCGCCGCGACCCCCGCTCTGGGGTGGCTCTACCTGGCCAACGACAAGAAGATCAGCGACATGGGGCGCTACATCCGCACCAGCCTCGACCCCCGGCTCGGCGCCATCAGCCAGGAGCAGGTCACGATGTTCGCCTGGGAGCACTTCCACCGCAGCGACGCCGGGCGGACCCAGCGCCGGACCATCCAGTGCGCCGTCGACCTCGCGCTCTTCACCGGAATCCCCACCGTGGCACTGGCAGTTTGCTGGTCCGGGGGCCGGAACTCCGCTCTCAGCCTGGCAGTTTCCGCCATCGAAGTAGCAGCTGTGATCACATTGGCAATCCATATCGTCAAGCACGCCAAATCCAGCCACTGATCGAAGCCGTACCTGCAGTGAGGCGGTCACGATCCGCCAAAATACGAATCTTTCCCGCGTCAAGCAATTGGCAGGTTTTCGTGTTCGGGAAAGTTGGGCACGAGGGGGTCCGCGGCGCCGGTGTGGACGTCGTGGGGTTGGTTCCAGGCCAGGGCCTCGTGCGGTCGGAGGGTGTTGTAGTCACGCCGGTAGTCCTCGGCGTGCCGGACGAGGTCGAGGGCGTCGGGGATCTCCTCGAGGAACGGCTTCTCGTACTTGAGCGAGCCGAAGCCGCGCTCGCGGGAGCCGTGCTGGCCGGGGGTGCGGACCCGGGTGCGGATGTGCCGCAACTCCGGTCGGGTGGCCATGAACGCCTCGATGCGGAACGAGCGGAATGGTCCGCCGTTGTCGGTGACGATGGTGACCAGCGGCTTCACGGTCCCGTCCGCGTCGCGCGTGGCGAACTCGGCCAGTGGCTTTCCGGCCAGCGACTCCGCTTCCTTGACGGCGAGTTCGATCGCGGCGATCGCGTCGTGCTGGTTCGCGGTGGGCGAGATGTGCCAGTCCAGCTCGTACTTCGACCAGTAATCGCGACAGCCGGCCAGCCTCCAGATCCCGCTGCCGGCCGTCTCGAACTCGGAGAAGTCGAGCTGCCAGACCTGGTTCGGGCCGGTCGGCTCCGTGGCGAAGGCGGCCTTGCGGCGGGCGGCGAGCTGGCGCCGTTCGCGCTGGTAGTTCGCCTCCAGCAGCAGGCCCTCGTCCCGCAGCAGTCGCAACACGGTCGCTTGTGAGACGCGGTGGCCGTCCCAGCGGCACGTCGCTTACACCTTGCGGTGGCCCCAGGCCGGGTGCGCGAGCGCGTGCCGGCGGGCGGTCTCCCGGACGCTCTCGCGGGCCGGACGCGGCCATGGTCCTCTGGTGGGCGCGCCCTGGCGGGCGCGGGCCTGGTGGCGGCGCCAGGTCCGCTCGGGCACGCCGATCAGCCGGCAGAACCTCGCGGTCGGCATGCCCGCCTCGGCGCGGGTCGCCTCGAGGTCCTCGAAGGGCCCAGTCGGCCCTCCGCGGACTTCTTCCACACCCGCGGCTCGACCGGGGCCTCACCCGGTGCCTGGGTCAAGTCGGCGACTTGGGCTTCGAGTTGCTGTTCCCGGGTGCTGGGGCCGGACTTGCCCGCCAGCCCCGCGCGGCCGGACTCCAGGAACTGGCGTTTCCGGGTTCCGATCGA is part of the Kitasatospora setae KM-6054 genome and harbors:
- a CDS encoding helix-turn-helix domain-containing protein — its product is MVRPPALPPEEKVRIVLSILAGETTVAEAARRAKVSEQSIGTRKRQFLESGRAGLAGKSGPSTREQQLEAQVADLTQAPGEAPVEPRVWKKSAEGRLGPSRTSRRPAPRRACRPRGSAG
- a CDS encoding 5'-methylthioadenosine/S-adenosylhomocysteine nucleosidase family protein; the protein is MVVLTALGLEYEAVRAHLSGLRRVVHGGTVFETGVLGTTGRAVALAEVGPGNRPTAVVTERARQHLDPWAVLFVGVAGALKRDVALGDVVVASRIHAYESAKHTPAGTLPRPQSWPASHPMLQAARHALRGREWHAGIPSDARGRWEGAGPAVHFKPIAAGEAVLNTSQGEVRRLLAEAFEDAAAIEMEGAGLAEAASIGGLEALVLRGLSDYADGAKATADASGSQPLAAAHAAAAAAAVIAALPAGPGEPPDSRGTGKGPGAGEPGAVGGPVQVNTAYTQGTVNAVQKGSLTIRGDRRLPPGV
- a CDS encoding integrase core domain-containing protein produces the protein MLRLLRDEGLLLEANYQRERRQLAARRKAAFATEPTGPNQVWQLDFSEFETAGSGIWRLAGCRDYWSKYELDWHISPTANQHDAIAAIELAVKEAESLAGKPLAEFATRDADGTVKPLVTIVTDNGGPFRSFRIEAFMATRPELRHIRTRVRTPGQHGSRERGFGSLKYEKPFLEEIPDALDLVRHAEDYRRDYNTLRPHEALAWNQPHDVHTGAADPLVPNFPEHENLPIA